In Styela clava chromosome 6, kaStyClav1.hap1.2, whole genome shotgun sequence, the genomic window TTGAGTATTGAGACAAGACAAGATTAGCACACCTTGCCAAGCAATTGTGATACCATGGTGCCACTGTTTAACAAAACAGGAGGAGCCGGTTTTAAACAAGGAGGAAATTTGTGTGGAAACTACATTCAAACAATTTTCTGGAAATTACAGATTCAGTTAAGGCAATATGATATGAAAATGGCAAATTATTAGTATATTTCATCGGTAAACTTTATTATTTTGACACATGAGAGAGACGCCGAGATTGTCCATGTTATTAAATACCTCCATTTCTTCTGTCACTTCAGCATAAAACAAAGACTGTACATTTCCATGTGTTCCAATCCCAGacctaaaaaagaaaaattttgctTAAAAAAAAGTCTTTGTTACTCCCTTGTAGTAATTCCTGAATAGTGGCCCAACACACTAAAATCTAGCTCCCTTATAAAAAGAAAGCTGTTTTCTGATTCAAAATGAGAATGCTTGACCCCAATCACTCAACAATAGTTGCAAGTTGCAATAATTCGATCATTTTCCATTACCTgtattttgtaatcaatattaatttttctacAGGAACATCATATCCAGTTTCTTCCAGCACCTCCATGGCTGCAAGTTCAGCTGGACTTTTCCCATTTTTGTCAGCAATTCCTGCACATAATTCGTACATTACACCATTGCTTGCTGGATATTCTTTAGCAATGTCAAATACTGGAAGAAATAATGGAATGGTATTTTTACAATCAGAAGAAGATGCGGTGAAAATACTCAACAAAATTAGTGAAAAGATTTATTCAAGTCATGCTATACAGTTACATAAATGTATTACCAGAAATGTTCCGTTTAaccaaattttacaaaattttgttttgagttAGAATACACAGGTTCACTCTAGAAACGCCTATCATTGCTCTTAAATCCTGACATATGAATCTACAAAAACATAGTATAATGGGAAGTAGTTAGTCCCGCATAAACCCAAACAATAGGACATGAAAAGACTTCTCATGTTTTTAATAGGGATCAATTAGCCAGCAAAGGGAAGAATTGTGAGAGGCTAAGTTTGTCCCATTTCAGtatgaatatataaaagtaCGTACATGTCTTTTCTGTGTTTTTCTCAAGATCATCAAATTTCCTGTGACAATCATGCATGTAGACAGctgcaaaataattttgatataatgaCACTAATAAGGACAATGCAATAAGTTTAATTattatgtttataaaaatataggTATATGGAAATAATCAGCATTGAATCACAGGTGTCTTGAGATATGAATTACTTTATGAAGGTTCAACAATGGTTTGTACATTATTAGATTAGGCACTTTGAAGTATTTCACCAGTATTGAGGGCACCAAACTCAGCCtaatgtatttcaaataaatgaatacTGCATGATTAATGATACATTATTTAGAATGAAATCATCTTTATAGGTATGTATGTATATCTTAACACTTGAAAgattaatattcaaaaaataactcCACATTTTAAAGTTGGTTTGAAGATTCATACTGTCAGACCTAGGCTAAGGTGCAATGTGTTACCATGTGAACTTTTTCAACTAAAATTCATTTGATGTGGGCCAAAATTGAAGGTACAGTAACTAAGAattcaattatttcaaaattaaaggCATATTGTATATTAAAGGCATAACAAAAGTGATGCAAATCAATTAATAATTATGCAACCTTCCCCTCAAAAATCATCTAAATAAGAGAGCGCAGCCAAATTTAAAGACCAGAGTGACCCACCTGGTCTGAATTGTTTCACCATGACAATGCAATTCAATGAGACATTGTATATCAGGATAGCAacactaaattaaaaaaaacactgCTTATATTGTCATGAATATGTTTACAATCAGTCAATGATCAATAATTCTGACATTTCAAAACTTAGTTAAACAATGGGATGTTAGGATATGTAATATTGATTAGGTAATTTAAAGTTGGTAtgaaatgaacttttttttctGAACTATAATTATTCTGAAAACGTATAAAAAATGGGAAATAATTCCTGAGAGAAGCCTCTCCAAACAAAAACTGAAGATACCACTAAATATGGGTCATACCAAATTATATATTCCCATACAGCTTTGTAATAAGCTATTCCACAAAGATTTACAAAACACATGTGCTCCAAATTTACAATGCCAACCATCAGGATATatttagattttaaaaataaaatctacCTGACTGATAGTTACAGTAATGCTCATGCAGTCATGTCACCCACCTGTCATGAACTCTGATGTAATCCCATTTTTTCTTTACACCGTCCTGCcaatataataaattgaatttcttCATCTAACATGcttgaatttgaataaaataagcaCCATAGGTACTCAGATAATGCAGTAGTCTGGTAGTGATATTTGGGTAGAAAAGTatgaataaacataaaaatggtTAAACACAGAAATAACAAGAAATATAAACAAACTGACCTTCTGAGAATATATAACTCTCATTGGCCGTATGTATACAGACTCTTCCAATATATGAGTGGAATGCAACTCTACTTCATCCATATATTGGTTGTATGTAAAAATTACAACCTCAAAAAAATACCTCTGTGAAGCTtagcagcaaaacacgaaattgtgactgacagaatcgcagaaaatacccacgcgtaaaattaaatgttcccaatgatttttaaaagaaagtgtatattttgattagttttacaatagcaattaaagcaaaacaatcattaactacactcctcacattatttatatatagtaAACAAGCTAAAGCGCCTGTTACagtgcacaaaatttttttataattctttgagagatgtttaaaaatgactgaattttcgtcgtgtaacatggtcgtttcatgaaaacctccaataaaggcagcattgcaacatcattggtgaaaagtagaaacctcaaagattcgatttcaatatgtcagaacagtctcagcacgttttgacttgaccatatataatactaaacatagcgtatattcttcaattttttaaacaatgtatatacaacaaatttgaaactgattttgtatttcaactaaattaacTTGATAGTTCAccaaagaagatatttttctctttgtcacacaacaataatccacttcattaaacttagaataagttaAGGAAAGTCTGAAATACCGAAAAAAtatttacgccctcttgtggattctttgataaatttcacaaaattatcgtttttgaaagggcgattttaatatgtcagaacagtagcatcATGTTTTAACTTGGCAATAcatgataccaaacatagcatataattttcaattttattaactatgtagacgtaacatatttaaaaacggtttggtatttcaactaaatttactggatatttcatcaaacacttttctctcttggccATATATCacaactgtacgttcattaaacttggaataagtggcaaatctaaaaataacaaaaaatgatttcacgccctcttgtggatttttttcggaatttcaaaaaaatatcgtttttgaaacggcgatttctcaaaaaccaccaataaaggcaccactacgacacattcggagaaaagcagagaccttatagatttgattttaatatgtcagaacagtagcagcacgttttgagttggccatatataataccaaacatagcgtatattttcaattttattaaaaaatgtagatgtgacatatttaaaaacggtttggtatttcaa contains:
- the LOC120331456 gene encoding uridine diphosphate glucose pyrophosphatase NUDT14-like gives rise to the protein MDEVELHSTHILEESVYIRPMRVIYSQKDGVKKKWDYIRVHDSVAILIYNVSLNCIVMVKQFRPAVYMHDCHRKFDDLEKNTEKTLFDIAKEYPASNGVMYELCAGIADKNGKSPAELAAMEVLEETGYDVPVEKLILITKYRSGIGTHGNVQSLFYAEVTEEMEVHKGGGLESEGEMIETYHLPVANIQEFIDDHSSLNRPSGCLFALMWFLANKRQYLQSS